One Brachyspira pilosicoli P43/6/78 genomic window carries:
- a CDS encoding PP2C family protein-serine/threonine phosphatase: MRNEKLLIFFKIIAIVFSLLFLILNIASIIYYETKIVFAILLVLFLIFLISFSIVYFYLNSSISNYKEIMETQNNGVTYRLSKITSSILYDYQNAIRKLKEKNMYILGRYDVLDNIRKKYKKDMKKAKKIQSFMLPKKMPNNEHLSSYSFYNPVEIIGGDFFDYVYLNDDTSQILFIISDVSGHGIDAAIITAVIKTAFRDLSKSFTSVRDLLHDINDTLINMMPNGYYSTMIVAKIDLKNRVLSYSNASHTPLLAIHNNAIKEYRNGGTIIGLFPTAYFHEEDIEINNGDVFLFFTDGIIEASKSKNKYDVYGIDRLKDMFISNSAYSSETIVETIKKDFYEYLDYRSPDDDCSMVVFKINY; this comes from the coding sequence ATGAGAAATGAAAAATTATTAATATTTTTTAAGATTATTGCTATAGTATTTTCTTTGCTATTTCTTATATTAAATATTGCTTCTATAATCTATTATGAAACAAAAATAGTATTTGCTATTTTACTTGTTTTGTTTTTAATTTTTTTAATTTCTTTTTCTATAGTATATTTTTATTTAAATAGTTCTATAAGCAATTATAAAGAAATAATGGAAACTCAAAATAATGGAGTTACATATAGGCTTTCAAAAATTACTAGCAGTATATTATATGATTATCAGAATGCTATAAGAAAATTAAAAGAAAAAAACATGTATATATTAGGAAGATATGATGTATTGGACAACATAAGAAAGAAGTATAAAAAAGATATGAAAAAAGCTAAGAAGATACAGAGTTTTATGCTTCCTAAAAAAATGCCTAATAATGAGCATTTATCTTCTTATTCATTTTATAATCCTGTTGAGATAATAGGGGGAGATTTTTTTGACTATGTTTATTTAAATGATGATACTAGTCAAATACTTTTTATTATATCAGATGTGAGCGGTCATGGTATAGATGCTGCTATAATAACGGCTGTAATAAAGACGGCGTTTAGGGATTTATCTAAAAGTTTTACAAGTGTTAGAGATTTGCTTCATGATATAAATGATACCTTAATTAATATGATGCCTAATGGTTATTATTCTACTATGATAGTTGCCAAAATAGATTTAAAAAATAGAGTTTTAAGTTATTCGAATGCATCTCATACTCCTTTGCTTGCCATACATAATAATGCTATTAAAGAATATAGAAACGGAGGCACAATAATAGGCTTATTTCCTACAGCGTATTTCCATGAAGAGGATATTGAGATTAATAATGGAGATGTATTTTTGTTTTTTACAGACGGTATTATTGAGGCTTCAAAGTCAAAAAATAAATATGATGTATACGGCATAGATAGATTAAAGGATATGTTTATAAGTAATAGTGCTTATAGTTCTGAGACTATTGTAGAAACTATTAAGAAGGATTTTTATGAGTATTTAGATTATAGGAGTCCTGATGATGATTGTTCTATGGTTGTTTTTAAGATAAATTATTGA
- a CDS encoding DMT family protein: MKGITTIILLILSNTFMTIAWYGHLKFSEMKGFAKLSLPFVILISWGIALFEYCFQVPANRIGFNGNGGPFSLMQLKVMQEVITLTIFTIFTVVFFKTETLRINHFIGFLCLILAVFFIFKK; encoded by the coding sequence ATGAAAGGTATAACTACTATAATACTTCTTATTTTATCAAATACATTTATGACTATAGCTTGGTATGGGCATTTAAAATTTAGCGAGATGAAAGGTTTTGCTAAATTATCTCTTCCTTTTGTTATATTAATTAGCTGGGGCATTGCTTTATTTGAATACTGCTTTCAAGTGCCTGCTAACAGAATTGGTTTTAATGGAAATGGGGGACCTTTTTCGCTTATGCAATTAAAAGTTATGCAGGAAGTTATTACTTTAACAATATTCACAATATTTACAGTTGTATTTTTCAAAACAGAAACTTTGAGAATTAATCATTTCATTGGTTTTTTATGTTTAATATTAGCTGTATTTTTTATATTTAAAAAATAA